The following are encoded together in the Leuconostoc mesenteroides subsp. mesenteroides ATCC 8293 genome:
- a CDS encoding ribonuclease J — protein sequence MTDLSIIPFGGVRENGKNMYAVTVNDEIFILDAGLKYPETDQLGVDVVVPDFEYLIKNTEKIAGVFLSHGHADAIGALPYFLQQVNVPIFGSELTIELAKLAIKDQPALKDYNDYHIINEKSEIDFGNVKVSFFNTTHSIPESLGIVIGTEYGQVVYTGDFKFDQTAESYYRTDIPRLVEVGQRKVLALLADAAGTEGGADSVNESKIGDYILETFRDNKKKRIIVAAVASNIQRIQQIIDATAATKRKLVLSGNDIENVVRTAIKLKKLQLPLPESQLFVSLKNMKSLVAHETVILETGRMGEPIKHLNRMANGEDAHIKIGSDDLVFITTTPSTAMESVVAKTRDMIFKQGADVKQISTDMRSSGHASRNDLQMMLNIMQPAYFMPIQGEYRVMSAAKDAAEEVNLPEDHILMAMKGDQFKLIDGQFELKDSFAIGETLIDGSGIGDIGNVVLRDRRILSEDGVFVSVVTIDRKKRQVVSKPKLTSRGFVYVKANRDLMKEASDLTVKQIEDYLTNNKSFDWNELKAGVRDVLSRFLFEQTRRRPMVMPVVMEVNQNRRPNNHKTTPTQSGAQASKKPAQKKLATPNSNKKKVRRPAKKNVQSKTTE from the coding sequence ATGACAGATTTAAGTATTATTCCCTTTGGCGGAGTCCGCGAAAATGGGAAAAACATGTATGCCGTCACAGTTAATGACGAGATTTTTATATTGGACGCAGGATTAAAGTATCCAGAAACAGACCAGCTTGGTGTAGATGTAGTGGTGCCGGATTTTGAATATTTGATTAAGAATACTGAAAAAATTGCGGGCGTTTTCTTGTCACACGGACACGCGGATGCAATTGGTGCTTTGCCGTATTTTTTGCAGCAAGTCAATGTACCGATTTTTGGATCCGAACTAACAATTGAATTAGCTAAGCTAGCAATAAAAGATCAGCCGGCACTAAAAGATTATAATGATTACCACATTATTAATGAAAAAAGTGAAATTGACTTTGGTAATGTTAAAGTATCCTTCTTTAATACCACACATTCAATTCCAGAATCACTAGGTATTGTAATTGGTACTGAATATGGCCAAGTTGTGTATACTGGCGATTTTAAGTTTGATCAAACAGCAGAAAGTTACTATCGTACTGATATTCCTCGTTTAGTAGAAGTTGGTCAGAGGAAAGTATTGGCTTTATTGGCTGATGCTGCTGGTACAGAGGGTGGAGCTGATTCAGTTAATGAATCAAAGATTGGCGATTATATATTAGAAACGTTCCGTGACAACAAAAAAAAGCGCATTATTGTAGCGGCCGTTGCTTCGAATATTCAAAGAATTCAGCAAATTATTGATGCCACTGCTGCGACAAAACGTAAGCTTGTCTTATCAGGAAATGATATCGAAAATGTTGTACGGACAGCTATCAAATTAAAAAAGTTGCAGTTACCTTTGCCAGAAAGTCAACTATTCGTCAGTTTAAAAAATATGAAGAGTTTAGTTGCCCATGAAACGGTTATTTTAGAAACAGGCCGCATGGGGGAACCAATTAAGCATTTGAACCGCATGGCAAATGGCGAAGACGCTCACATTAAGATTGGCTCAGATGATCTTGTGTTTATTACCACAACACCTTCTACAGCCATGGAAAGTGTTGTAGCAAAAACACGCGATATGATTTTCAAGCAAGGTGCTGATGTGAAGCAGATTAGCACTGATATGCGTTCTAGTGGTCATGCATCACGAAATGATTTACAAATGATGCTTAACATCATGCAACCAGCGTACTTTATGCCTATTCAAGGAGAGTATCGTGTGATGTCAGCAGCTAAAGATGCTGCTGAAGAGGTTAATTTACCTGAAGATCATATTTTGATGGCAATGAAGGGGGATCAATTTAAGTTAATTGACGGCCAATTTGAGTTAAAAGATTCTTTTGCTATTGGTGAAACGTTGATTGATGGATCCGGTATTGGCGATATTGGTAACGTGGTCTTGCGTGATCGTCGTATTTTGTCTGAAGATGGTGTTTTTGTTTCTGTTGTGACAATTGATCGTAAAAAACGTCAAGTTGTATCAAAACCAAAGTTAACATCACGTGGATTTGTTTATGTTAAAGCAAATCGTGATTTAATGAAAGAAGCTTCTGATTTAACCGTTAAACAGATTGAAGATTATTTAACTAACAATAAAAGTTTTGATTGGAATGAGCTAAAAGCCGGTGTTCGCGATGTATTGTCACGTTTCTTATTTGAGCAAACAAGACGCCGACCTATGGTTATGCCTGTAGTTATGGAAGTTAACCAAAATCGCAGACCAAATAACCATAAAACAACGCCGACACAATCTGGTGCTCAAGCAAGCAAAAAACCAGCACAAAAGAAACTGGCAACACCTAATAGCAATAAAAAAAAGGTTCGCCGTCCAGCAAAAAAGAACGTACAAAGTAAAACTACTGAATAA
- the tuf gene encoding elongation factor Tu, which translates to MAKETYVRTKPHVNIGTIGHVDHGKTTLTAAISKVLAEKQGVDATDFAEIDNAPEEKERGITINTSHIEYETEKRHYAHIDAPGHADYVKNMITGAAQMDGAILVVAATDGPMPQTREHILLARQVGVDYLVVFLNKTDLVDDEELVELVEMEVRELLSEYDFPGDDIPVLKGSALKALEGDPEQVKVIEELMDTVDSYIPEPARETDKPFLMPVEDVFTITGRGTVASGRVDRGVLTTGTEIEIVGLKDEVQKTTVTGIEMFRKTLEEAQAGDNIGALLRGVDRSNIERGQVLAKPGSIKTHKKFKAEVYVLTKEEGGRHTPFFTNYRPQFYFHTTDVTGVVELPAGVEMVMPGDQVTFEIELISPVAIEQGLKFTVREGGHTVGAGTVTDIED; encoded by the coding sequence TTGGCTAAGGAAACTTACGTTCGCACTAAGCCCCACGTTAACATTGGTACTATTGGACACGTCGATCACGGAAAGACGACTTTGACTGCCGCTATCTCAAAGGTATTGGCTGAAAAGCAAGGTGTTGATGCTACTGATTTTGCTGAAATCGATAACGCGCCTGAAGAAAAAGAACGTGGTATCACAATTAACACTTCTCATATCGAATATGAAACAGAGAAGCGTCACTATGCCCACATTGATGCCCCAGGTCACGCGGATTACGTTAAAAACATGATCACTGGTGCTGCCCAAATGGATGGTGCTATCTTGGTTGTTGCTGCAACTGATGGTCCTATGCCACAAACACGTGAACACATCTTGTTGGCACGTCAAGTTGGTGTTGACTACTTGGTTGTCTTCTTGAACAAGACTGATTTGGTTGATGATGAAGAATTAGTTGAATTGGTTGAAATGGAAGTTCGTGAATTGTTGTCAGAATATGACTTCCCTGGTGACGATATTCCTGTACTTAAGGGTTCAGCTTTGAAGGCTTTGGAAGGTGATCCTGAACAAGTTAAGGTTATCGAAGAATTGATGGATACTGTTGATTCATACATTCCAGAACCAGCACGTGAAACAGACAAGCCATTCTTGATGCCTGTCGAAGATGTCTTCACAATCACTGGTCGTGGTACAGTTGCTTCTGGTCGTGTCGACCGTGGTGTATTGACTACAGGAACTGAAATTGAAATCGTTGGTTTGAAGGACGAAGTTCAAAAGACTACTGTTACAGGTATCGAAATGTTCCGTAAGACTTTGGAAGAAGCTCAAGCGGGTGATAACATTGGTGCATTGTTGCGTGGTGTTGATCGTAGCAACATTGAACGTGGTCAAGTTTTGGCAAAGCCAGGTTCAATTAAGACACACAAGAAGTTCAAGGCTGAAGTTTATGTCTTGACAAAGGAAGAAGGTGGTCGTCATACACCATTCTTCACTAACTACCGTCCACAATTCTACTTCCACACAACTGATGTTACAGGTGTTGTTGAATTGCCAGCCGGTGTTGAAATGGTTATGCCTGGTGACCAAGTGACATTCGAAATCGAATTGATCTCACCAGTTGCCATCGAACAAGGGTTGAAGTTTACTGTTCGTGAAGGTGGCCACACTGTTGGTGCTGGAACAGTTACTGATATCGAAGACTAA
- a CDS encoding amino acid ABC transporter ATP-binding protein — MTELLNIKNLKKQFGEKIIFDNVNVAVQKGEVISVIGPSGAGKSTFLRAINMLDAPTSGKVNFEDQDLTNLSEKELDQLREKMGMVFQSFNLFPNLSVIENIKLAPVKVKNISDKEATKTAEKLLAQVGLADKGTVYPDSLSGGQKQRVAIARALAMSPDVLLFDEPTSALDPEMVGEVLGVMKQLAEDGMTMIVVTHEMGFAREVADTVWFMADGGIQEIATPQSFFDKPKTKRAQEFLEKVL; from the coding sequence ATGACTGAGTTATTGAATATAAAAAACTTGAAAAAACAATTTGGTGAAAAAATAATTTTTGATAATGTAAATGTCGCTGTGCAAAAAGGAGAGGTTATCTCTGTTATTGGTCCTTCTGGCGCAGGCAAATCTACTTTTTTGCGCGCCATTAATATGTTAGATGCACCAACTAGTGGTAAGGTGAATTTTGAGGATCAGGATTTAACAAATCTGTCTGAAAAAGAGTTGGATCAGTTACGTGAAAAAATGGGTATGGTGTTTCAAAGCTTTAATTTGTTTCCAAATTTGTCTGTGATTGAGAACATTAAATTAGCACCGGTAAAAGTTAAAAATATTAGCGACAAGGAAGCAACAAAAACTGCTGAAAAGCTACTTGCTCAAGTTGGCCTAGCCGATAAAGGAACTGTTTATCCAGACAGTCTCTCAGGAGGGCAGAAACAACGTGTAGCGATTGCACGTGCTCTGGCAATGTCTCCTGATGTATTGCTCTTTGATGAGCCGACAAGTGCCTTAGATCCAGAAATGGTAGGTGAGGTATTAGGCGTGATGAAGCAGTTGGCAGAAGATGGAATGACCATGATTGTTGTAACGCATGAGATGGGGTTTGCACGTGAAGTAGCGGATACTGTATGGTTTATGGCTGACGGTGGCATACAAGAGATTGCTACACCACAATCATTCTTTGATAAGCCAAAGACAAAGCGGGCACAAGAATTCTTAGAAAAAGTGTTGTAA
- the rpiA gene encoding ribose-5-phosphate isomerase RpiA, whose protein sequence is MNKQKKHAGEFAATLIEDGMVVGLGTGSTIAYFLEALAKRIQDEKMTIIGVTTSTKTARCAEELGIPIRDIDLVPMIDLTIDGADEVDQHLNGIKGGGAAFLMEKIVARYSRRVIWIIDEQKLHSKLGQFPLPVEVVAFGSGKLIAELKERHLHPKLRLDNHQQPLVTDLGHYIVDLDLEQIDQPFELGRYLDGQIGIVEHGLFLNVADQVIIGQDEGYRIMNNLQKEM, encoded by the coding sequence ATGAACAAGCAAAAGAAACATGCCGGTGAATTTGCCGCCACACTAATAGAAGATGGAATGGTTGTTGGTCTTGGAACAGGTTCTACGATAGCATACTTTTTAGAGGCATTAGCTAAACGTATTCAAGATGAAAAAATGACTATTATTGGCGTGACCACCTCAACAAAGACTGCCAGATGTGCGGAAGAACTTGGTATTCCGATTCGTGATATTGACTTAGTACCAATGATAGATTTAACAATTGATGGTGCGGATGAGGTTGATCAGCATTTAAATGGCATCAAAGGTGGTGGAGCAGCTTTCTTAATGGAAAAAATTGTGGCGAGATATTCTAGACGTGTGATTTGGATTATTGACGAACAGAAGCTGCATAGTAAACTGGGACAATTTCCTTTGCCAGTAGAAGTAGTAGCATTTGGCAGTGGTAAACTAATAGCTGAACTAAAAGAGCGTCATTTGCACCCCAAATTACGTCTAGACAACCATCAGCAACCGCTAGTAACGGACTTAGGACACTATATTGTTGATCTAGATTTAGAACAAATTGATCAGCCGTTTGAACTAGGGCGTTATTTAGATGGACAGATTGGTATCGTTGAGCATGGGCTATTTCTAAATGTTGCGGATCAAGTTATTATTGGACAGGACGAAGGCTATCGGATCATGAATAATTTACAGAAAGAAATGTAA
- a CDS encoding universal stress protein has translation MAYNNILVAIDGSEVSNTLIKKVVAFAPDSHIDILTVVDTTGGGYFGSIAMNEDVVYQMEQTAEKAINESFDYAKSLGHNDVDIHVRFGSPKRVIARDFPKDHHNDLIVIGETGLSRLQRAMAGTVPSFVTQVSKVDVLIMRTFEK, from the coding sequence ATGGCATATAATAACATTTTGGTTGCAATTGATGGTTCAGAAGTTTCAAACACATTGATAAAAAAAGTTGTTGCGTTTGCTCCTGATTCACACATTGATATTTTGACAGTAGTGGATACCACAGGTGGTGGTTATTTTGGTTCGATCGCAATGAATGAAGACGTGGTTTACCAAATGGAACAAACTGCAGAAAAGGCTATTAATGAATCTTTTGATTACGCTAAGTCATTGGGGCATAATGATGTCGATATTCATGTACGTTTTGGTTCACCAAAGCGCGTGATTGCACGTGATTTCCCGAAGGACCACCATAATGATTTAATTGTGATTGGTGAAACCGGGCTGAGCCGTTTACAAAGAGCGATGGCAGGTACGGTACCATCCTTCGTAACACAGGTTTCTAAAGTAGATGTTTTGATTATGCGGACGTTTGAAAAATGA
- a CDS encoding peptidylprolyl isomerase, whose translation MKKFLPHIIMGIILIISIVGILLMTQQKTASTKKDPQLDKVALPQLTTKIAKNESKLIMKTTYGDITIKLFNKYTPLAVENFITHAKNGYYNNTSFHRVINNFMIQGGDPTGTGSGGQSIWKGKDKNIDSGNGFKNEISTSLYNIRGAVSMANAGTDTNASQFFIVQNPEDVSSGVNPNIYPTKIVNAYKKGGYPSLDGNYTVFGQVIDGMAVVDKIANAKVSATSSGEKSKPANPVKITNIEIIKEAQ comes from the coding sequence ATGAAAAAATTTTTGCCGCATATTATTATGGGAATCATATTAATCATTAGCATTGTTGGCATTTTACTGATGACACAGCAAAAAACAGCTAGTACAAAAAAAGATCCTCAACTAGATAAAGTTGCCCTCCCTCAACTAACAACTAAAATTGCTAAAAACGAGAGTAAACTCATCATGAAGACAACTTATGGTGACATCACCATAAAACTCTTCAATAAATACACACCACTAGCTGTTGAAAATTTCATTACTCACGCCAAAAATGGTTACTATAACAACACATCATTTCATCGTGTTATTAATAATTTTATGATTCAAGGTGGTGATCCAACAGGTACAGGTAGTGGTGGGCAATCAATTTGGAAAGGTAAAGACAAGAATATCGATAGTGGTAACGGATTTAAAAATGAAATTAGTACCTCACTATACAATATTCGTGGCGCTGTTTCAATGGCAAATGCAGGTACAGACACTAATGCTAGTCAGTTCTTCATTGTCCAAAACCCAGAAGATGTTTCAAGTGGCGTCAACCCCAATATTTACCCGACAAAAATTGTCAATGCTTATAAAAAAGGCGGCTATCCTAGTTTGGATGGTAATTACACTGTATTTGGTCAAGTCATTGATGGCATGGCGGTAGTAGATAAAATAGCCAACGCTAAAGTTAGCGCAACTTCAAGTGGTGAAAAATCAAAGCCGGCTAATCCCGTAAAGATTACAAATATTGAAATTATAAAAGAAGCACAATAA
- a CDS encoding phosphatase PAP2 family protein — translation MTIQQKKQRLSTVLATILFGIMTFGVLMSPNWFRQFDIFFQQLIQHRGTFTTLFFTYITQAGNMTAIIVVSVIVSIFLAYKHCYRELLFLSVNIIFSAGIITQVLKHMITRVRPQPQLIQESGYSFPSGHSMAAILLYGSLIILINYHLKPSLFKTASVIVLTSLIIIIPISRVYVNVHYPSDILAGLSLGYVLLFISKYFIFDLKSPTGVLHDSHK, via the coding sequence ATGACTATTCAACAAAAGAAACAAAGATTAAGTACAGTATTGGCGACTATACTCTTTGGTATAATGACGTTTGGCGTTCTGATGAGTCCCAACTGGTTTCGCCAATTTGATATATTTTTCCAACAGTTGATCCAACATCGTGGTACCTTTACTACTTTATTTTTTACTTATATTACACAGGCTGGCAATATGACTGCAATTATTGTAGTATCAGTAATTGTTAGTATTTTTCTGGCCTATAAACATTGTTATCGCGAACTTTTATTTTTGTCCGTTAATATCATATTCTCAGCTGGAATCATTACACAAGTGCTCAAACACATGATTACTCGTGTCAGGCCACAACCACAACTTATTCAAGAGAGTGGCTACAGCTTTCCCTCTGGTCATTCTATGGCCGCAATTTTATTATATGGTTCATTAATTATTTTGATCAATTATCACCTAAAGCCAAGTTTATTCAAAACTGCCAGTGTAATTGTTCTAACTAGTTTAATTATCATTATTCCAATCAGCAGAGTGTATGTTAACGTGCATTATCCAAGTGATATTCTTGCTGGTTTATCACTTGGTTACGTGTTACTTTTTATTTCGAAGTATTTTATTTTTGATCTTAAATCACCTACAGGAGTTCTTCATGATTCTCACAAGTAA
- the leuS gene encoding leucine--tRNA ligase, translating into MAYDHKSIEAKWQKYWDEHETFRAPDKSEKEKYYVMDMFPYPSGQGLHVGHPEGYTATDIMSRYKRAKGFNVLHPMGWDAFGLPAEQYAIKTGNNPAGFTNKNVQVFKNQIKSLGFSIDWSREINTTDPEYYKWSQWIFEKLYEKGLAYEDEIMVNWAPDFPGGGIVVANEEVIDGKTERGGYPVYRKPMKQWVLRITAYADRLLEDLEDLDWPEAIKEQQRHWIGKSIGASVFFNIADSDKQIEVYTTRPDTLFGAQYMVLSPEHELVDEITTLEQKEAIANYKKEVETKSDLERTDLNKDKTGAFTGAYATNPINGEKLPIWIADYVLSSYGTGAIMAVPAHDDRDWEFAKKFNLPIKAVIEGGNVEEAAYTDDGTHINSGFLDGLNKQEAIDKAISWLEEHNAGHQQINYRLRDWIFSRQRYWGEPIPVIHWEDGTQTLVPESELPLRLPEMTQEQLKPSGTGESPLANATDWLNVTRKDGVKGRRETNTMPQWAGSSWYFLRYVDPHNSEALADPEKLKYWMNVDLYVGGAEHAVLHLLYARFWHKFLYDLGVVPTKEPFQKLVNQGMILGENHEKMSKSKGNVVNPDEIVNNYGADTLRVYEMFMGPLTQSKPWSEDGVSGSRRWLDRVWRLLVDEEDKLRDHVTTVNKGDLDKIYHQTVKKVSEDLENMRFNTAISQLMVFVNEAYKSEALPVQYMDGFVQMLAPIAPHLAEELWSKLGHEEDISYVSWPTYDESQLVEDSVEIIFQVNGKVRGKATVARNIDKDAMLDYAKADENVQNFISGKEIRKIIAIPGKFVNIVVG; encoded by the coding sequence ATGGCATACGATCACAAATCTATTGAAGCCAAGTGGCAAAAATATTGGGATGAACACGAGACGTTTAGGGCTCCTGATAAATCAGAAAAAGAAAAGTACTACGTTATGGATATGTTCCCCTATCCTTCTGGACAAGGATTACATGTTGGGCATCCCGAGGGGTATACAGCGACTGATATTATGAGTCGTTATAAGCGTGCTAAAGGTTTCAATGTTTTGCATCCAATGGGATGGGACGCATTTGGATTACCTGCGGAACAATACGCAATTAAAACAGGTAATAATCCAGCAGGCTTCACCAACAAAAATGTCCAAGTGTTTAAAAATCAAATTAAGTCACTTGGCTTTTCAATTGATTGGTCGCGTGAAATCAATACAACTGATCCTGAATATTATAAGTGGTCACAATGGATTTTTGAAAAGTTATACGAAAAAGGCTTAGCCTACGAAGATGAAATCATGGTTAACTGGGCTCCAGATTTTCCAGGTGGGGGTATTGTTGTTGCCAACGAAGAAGTCATTGATGGTAAGACAGAACGTGGTGGTTATCCAGTTTACCGCAAGCCAATGAAACAATGGGTTTTGCGCATTACAGCTTATGCCGATCGTTTACTTGAAGATTTGGAAGATTTAGATTGGCCAGAAGCTATTAAGGAACAACAACGTCACTGGATTGGGAAGTCAATTGGTGCTTCTGTATTCTTCAATATTGCAGATTCAGACAAACAAATTGAAGTTTATACCACACGACCAGATACGTTGTTTGGTGCCCAGTATATGGTTCTATCACCAGAACATGAACTGGTAGATGAAATCACTACGCTAGAGCAAAAAGAAGCCATTGCCAACTATAAAAAAGAGGTAGAAACTAAATCTGATTTGGAACGAACAGATTTGAACAAAGATAAGACCGGAGCCTTTACAGGTGCTTATGCTACTAATCCAATCAATGGTGAGAAGTTACCTATTTGGATTGCTGACTATGTTTTGTCTTCTTACGGTACTGGTGCTATCATGGCTGTTCCAGCACACGATGATCGTGATTGGGAATTTGCTAAAAAGTTCAATTTACCAATTAAAGCTGTTATTGAAGGTGGCAATGTTGAAGAAGCTGCTTACACTGACGATGGTACGCATATTAATTCTGGCTTCTTAGATGGGTTAAATAAGCAAGAAGCCATCGATAAAGCTATTAGTTGGTTGGAAGAACATAATGCTGGTCATCAACAAATTAACTATCGCTTGCGTGATTGGATCTTTTCACGTCAACGTTATTGGGGTGAACCTATTCCAGTTATTCATTGGGAAGATGGTACACAAACCCTCGTTCCTGAATCAGAATTGCCATTGCGTCTACCAGAAATGACACAAGAACAATTAAAACCTTCTGGAACGGGAGAATCACCATTAGCTAATGCTACTGATTGGCTAAATGTTACTCGTAAAGATGGTGTTAAGGGGCGTCGTGAGACCAATACTATGCCGCAGTGGGCTGGTTCATCATGGTATTTCCTACGTTATGTTGATCCGCATAATTCAGAGGCATTGGCTGATCCTGAAAAGTTAAAGTACTGGATGAATGTTGATTTGTACGTAGGTGGTGCAGAACACGCTGTTTTGCATTTATTGTATGCACGTTTTTGGCACAAGTTCTTATATGACTTAGGTGTTGTACCAACTAAAGAGCCATTCCAAAAATTAGTTAACCAAGGCATGATCTTAGGTGAAAACCACGAGAAAATGTCTAAATCTAAGGGGAATGTTGTTAATCCTGATGAAATTGTTAACAATTATGGCGCAGATACATTACGTGTATATGAAATGTTCATGGGGCCATTGACACAAAGCAAGCCTTGGTCTGAAGATGGCGTTTCCGGATCGCGTCGTTGGTTGGATCGTGTATGGCGTCTGCTAGTTGATGAGGAAGATAAGTTACGTGACCATGTAACAACGGTCAACAAAGGGGACTTAGATAAAATCTATCATCAAACAGTTAAAAAAGTTTCGGAAGATTTGGAGAATATGCGATTTAACACAGCTATTTCTCAATTAATGGTTTTTGTTAATGAAGCATATAAATCAGAAGCTTTACCTGTCCAGTATATGGATGGTTTTGTTCAAATGTTGGCGCCGATTGCACCACACTTAGCTGAAGAACTATGGTCAAAACTTGGACATGAAGAGGATATTAGTTACGTTTCATGGCCAACTTATGATGAAAGTCAGCTTGTTGAAGATAGTGTGGAAATTATTTTCCAAGTGAATGGTAAAGTGCGTGGTAAAGCCACTGTTGCTCGTAACATTGATAAAGATGCTATGCTCGACTATGCTAAGGCTGATGAAAATGTCCAGAACTTTATTTCTGGTAAGGAAATTCGCAAAATAATTGCTATTCCTGGTAAGTTTGTTAATATTGTGGTAGGTTAA
- a CDS encoding putative polysaccharide biosynthesis protein: MTNDQRPEKFNGNSRVDKTDVDGKTLTADEILALAGRHLQEKRNLGPKTTRKSRSHATMPQPTEQEILAIKEKNIRARQKIIKKKPNLQVPEQLSTADSSLEKQPTTKESNQATLIKGSAWLSVGNMVSRVLGVVYLIPWMAMLGSYGTRANGLFNQGYTIYAIFLAIATFGIPAAISKVVAELAAKNDVYRSRQLTRQSMALGIVLGIVFGLILYFAAPALSNNNADVIPVLHSLAPAVAIFPLMSMIRGLFQGHQLMSISAMSQVVEQIARVIYMLVMAVIVLKADPDNWTGVVVQSTFAAFIGAIFSMLVLMWGWVKYRHILSRPVLHSVKHEKARTLSLVLNILKESWPFIIIGSAITLFQAVDQYSFFSIMNHFFSVSKSDLLEKFSLFSANPNKLIMIIVPFSTSIAATALPMLSGSKAALTYETIQDQLKQVLKLFSLIMLPSVLGMYAIAEPLYKMFYPIEASNQEGIYMLQYSTILALVFSLFMLLAFVLQALSEVKIVMKAFFVGIIIKIVLQIPLIRYFEGMGALMTSVIGMFISILYMLDFLQKVYGVSFSMIGKELWQMFMASALMAIVAYIIVFAMDNFIFPMDTKFSVTVTTFSAVLIGGALLIITYLRMGLGDELLGRRMRYIPKILQPKR, from the coding sequence ATGACGAATGATCAACGTCCAGAAAAATTCAACGGTAATAGTCGCGTTGATAAAACAGATGTTGACGGTAAAACGTTAACGGCTGATGAAATTCTAGCATTGGCAGGACGGCACTTACAAGAAAAACGTAATCTGGGACCAAAAACGACACGGAAGTCACGTAGCCATGCTACTATGCCTCAGCCAACAGAACAAGAAATTTTGGCTATTAAAGAGAAAAATATTCGTGCACGGCAAAAAATTATAAAAAAGAAACCTAATTTGCAGGTTCCAGAACAACTATCTACTGCTGATAGCTCTCTAGAGAAACAACCAACGACAAAAGAAAGCAATCAAGCAACATTAATTAAAGGTTCAGCGTGGTTGTCCGTTGGAAACATGGTTTCACGCGTATTAGGCGTTGTATACTTAATTCCGTGGATGGCCATGCTTGGTAGCTACGGTACAAGAGCGAACGGCTTATTTAACCAAGGATATACCATCTATGCAATCTTTTTAGCGATAGCCACATTTGGTATTCCTGCAGCCATTTCAAAAGTAGTCGCGGAATTGGCAGCTAAAAACGATGTCTACAGATCAAGGCAGTTAACAAGGCAATCTATGGCCTTGGGTATTGTACTAGGCATAGTGTTTGGTTTGATTTTGTACTTTGCTGCTCCCGCTTTATCCAATAATAATGCTGATGTTATTCCAGTACTTCATTCCTTAGCACCGGCGGTAGCTATTTTTCCTTTAATGTCAATGATCCGTGGCTTATTTCAAGGGCATCAATTAATGAGTATATCAGCCATGTCACAGGTTGTAGAACAAATTGCTCGGGTTATTTACATGCTAGTAATGGCAGTTATTGTGTTAAAAGCTGACCCAGATAATTGGACTGGTGTAGTTGTGCAATCAACTTTTGCAGCATTTATTGGTGCCATTTTTAGTATGTTGGTATTAATGTGGGGATGGGTGAAGTATCGTCATATATTGTCCCGACCAGTGCTTCACTCTGTAAAACACGAAAAGGCTAGAACACTCAGTTTAGTGCTAAATATTTTGAAAGAATCATGGCCATTTATCATTATTGGCTCTGCTATAACACTGTTTCAAGCTGTCGATCAGTATTCATTCTTTAGCATAATGAATCACTTTTTTTCCGTTTCTAAATCGGATTTGTTGGAAAAATTTTCACTCTTTAGTGCAAATCCCAATAAGCTCATAATGATTATTGTGCCATTTTCAACTAGTATAGCGGCGACAGCGTTACCAATGTTATCAGGTAGTAAAGCTGCGTTAACTTATGAAACGATTCAAGATCAATTAAAGCAGGTATTGAAGTTGTTCTCTTTGATTATGTTGCCTAGTGTTTTGGGAATGTATGCAATTGCAGAACCTTTGTATAAAATGTTCTATCCAATTGAGGCCTCAAACCAAGAAGGTATTTACATGCTACAATACTCAACAATCTTGGCATTGGTATTTAGTTTGTTCATGTTGCTTGCATTTGTATTACAAGCTCTTTCAGAAGTTAAAATTGTTATGAAAGCATTCTTTGTTGGCATTATCATTAAAATCGTTTTGCAGATTCCATTGATACGCTATTTTGAAGGTATGGGTGCTTTGATGACGAGCGTGATTGGCATGTTCATTTCAATTCTCTATATGTTGGACTTTTTGCAAAAGGTTTATGGTGTTTCATTTAGTATGATTGGTAAAGAACTATGGCAAATGTTTATGGCTTCAGCCCTAATGGCTATTGTTGCCTATATTATCGTCTTTGCTATGGACAACTTTATTTTCCCAATGGATACAAAGTTCTCGGTTACTGTGACAACTTTTAGTGCGGTCTTGATTGGTGGCGCTTTGTTAATCATAACGTATTTGCGAATGGGCTTGGGAGATGAGTTATTAGGCCGAAGAATGCGTTATATTCCTAAAATACTGCAACCAAAACGATGA